The nucleotide window GGGTGGTACTCGGGTCTGCTTCGAAGCTGTCCACACTGTACACTTTGATCCAACTAAACACAAGGGCTGAAAAGGAGCGTTGCCGCTCCCGATTTGGATTTGCGGATGCGGGTTATGGAACCGGGGTCCCGAACGCAGACTCCACCGGATTGCCGGTCCAGTTGGCGGGGCGGGGGACGCCGAGGAGCCAGAGGGCGGTGGCGGCGCTGTCCATGGTGCTGACGGGGGAGGTAATCTCGCCGGGGCGGACGTTGCGACCCCAGGCGATCCAGGGGATGAGCACATCAAAGTCCTGATCGGTGCCGTGGTCGCGGTCGTGGCCCCCATGGTCCGCGGTGACGATGATGACTACGTTTCCCTTGTACGCGCGGTTCGCGGCGGCGGCGATGCGGGCGACGGCGGCATCGGCGCGGCGGACGGCGAAGCGGTAGGGGGCGCTCATCCACCCGACCGAGTGCCCCGCGATGTCAGGGTCGGTGAGGTGCACGAAGACGAAGTTCGGGCGGCGATGGCGGAGGTAGTCCTGCACCTCCTGCGTGATTCGCGGCGCGGACCACAGGTCGTTGCCGTACGGCGCCATACGGAAGCGTGGCGCGTCGCGGCGGAGGAGGTGGCGGAACTTGGACTTCCCAAAGAACCCCGCCGTCGACTTTCCCGCGGCCTGTGCCAGGTCGAAGACGGTGGGGACCTGCACCGTGCCCACGTTCTCCACCTGCTCGAAGTTCCAGTTGATCCCGTGCACCTCGGGCGGGACGCCGGTGAGCATGGAGGTGTGCGAGGGAAGGGTGCGGCTGGGCATGATGGTTCGCGCGCGCAGCGTGTACGCCCCCTCGC belongs to Longimicrobium sp. and includes:
- a CDS encoding alkaline phosphatase family protein, which gives rise to MPDFRSILRAALALTVVAAPVQAQTPNVVLISIDGLRPDAIAASGARNLQRMMREGAYTLRARTIMPSRTLPSHTSMLTGVPPEVHGINWNFEQVENVGTVQVPTVFDLAQAAGKSTAGFFGKSKFRHLLRRDAPRFRMAPYGNDLWSAPRITQEVQDYLRHRRPNFVFVHLTDPDIAGHSVGWMSAPYRFAVRRADAAVARIAAAANRAYKGNVVIIVTADHGGHDRDHGTDQDFDVLIPWIAWGRNVRPGEITSPVSTMDSAATALWLLGVPRPANWTGNPVESAFGTPVP